A DNA window from Comamonas sp. 26 contains the following coding sequences:
- a CDS encoding terminase gpA endonuclease subunit, protein MPIGAQTWLDMARYYAFAKEAIKVGDHSFMQVFYNTRLALSYRNSETTTTAAQLRRRAENYPLRVLPDAALVATMTVDTQGDRLECQIEAWGPGMEHWVIDYIVLPGSPTESADAPGSVWQRLDEIKRTPLLHASGRLIPISAYGIDSGGHHTQDVYNYGMARKRFNCVVLHGSPRPHKPIMSSMPSKVDIDWGGTKVKGGVELWTVGTDVAKDWLSNRMQLTEGSGAMHFHQDLPPAWFDMMVVEQPRIKFIKGRSIREWFKPPGARNEAWDLSVYNLALAHQLGLHKWSAMDWKRLREKLIPPNLDLFAPAPVAPVPVPEALPPKVADPVEAAPVQPAAQPPSPQTIPTPEPETTAQTVRASVLAPEQPVVSEPPAPAVQAPAPLAPVPVATAMNRAPVGRRIYSRGIR, encoded by the coding sequence ATGCCCATTGGCGCCCAAACCTGGCTGGATATGGCCCGCTACTACGCCTTTGCCAAGGAAGCCATCAAGGTTGGCGACCACTCGTTCATGCAGGTGTTCTACAACACCCGCCTGGCCCTGAGCTACCGCAACAGCGAGACCACCACTACCGCCGCGCAATTGCGCCGCCGTGCCGAGAATTACCCGCTGCGCGTGCTGCCCGACGCCGCACTGGTCGCCACGATGACGGTCGATACCCAGGGCGACCGGCTGGAATGCCAGATCGAGGCCTGGGGGCCGGGCATGGAACACTGGGTCATCGACTACATCGTGTTGCCGGGCTCTCCCACCGAAAGCGCAGATGCGCCTGGCAGCGTGTGGCAGCGCCTGGACGAGATCAAGCGCACGCCACTGCTGCACGCCAGCGGCAGGCTCATCCCTATCAGCGCGTACGGCATTGATTCGGGCGGTCATCACACGCAGGACGTCTACAACTACGGCATGGCCCGCAAGCGGTTCAACTGCGTGGTACTGCATGGCTCGCCTCGTCCGCACAAGCCCATCATGAGCAGCATGCCCAGCAAGGTGGACATCGACTGGGGCGGTACCAAGGTCAAGGGCGGGGTGGAGCTTTGGACGGTCGGCACAGACGTTGCCAAGGACTGGCTGAGCAACCGCATGCAGCTGACCGAAGGCAGCGGCGCCATGCACTTCCATCAGGATCTGCCGCCCGCCTGGTTCGACATGATGGTGGTGGAGCAGCCGCGCATCAAATTCATCAAGGGCCGATCGATACGCGAATGGTTCAAACCACCAGGCGCCCGCAACGAGGCATGGGACTTGTCTGTCTACAACCTGGCACTGGCCCACCAACTGGGTCTGCACAAATGGAGCGCCATGGACTGGAAGCGTTTGCGCGAGAAGCTGATACCGCCCAATCTGGACCTGTTTGCACCCGCTCCAGTCGCGCCTGTGCCCGTTCCTGAGGCTCTGCCGCCCAAGGTGGCTGACCCTGTCGAAGCTGCACCAGTACAGCCAGCCGCGCAGCCGCCATCGCCTCAAACCATACCCACGCCAGAGCCCGAAACCACAGCGCAGACCGTCCGGGCGTCTGTACTCGCACCTGAACAGCCCGTTGTCAGCGAGCCTCCTGCTCCAGCTGTTCAGGCACCCGCGCCACTGGCCCCAGTGCCCGTAGCCACTGCCATGAATCGCGCCCCCGTGGGACGCCGTATCTATTCGAGAGGGATTCGCTAA
- a CDS encoding pyocin activator PrtN family protein, whose amino-acid sequence MNTHFALLAIYGDVNIPLEKCCMEFFGLSPKRAAEAANKQALPVPAYRLGSNKSQWFMDAGKLAAYIDQMKAQAEQEWRAVRC is encoded by the coding sequence ATGAACACGCACTTCGCACTGCTGGCCATCTATGGCGACGTGAACATCCCGCTGGAGAAATGCTGCATGGAATTCTTCGGCCTAAGCCCCAAACGCGCCGCCGAAGCCGCGAACAAGCAGGCATTGCCTGTGCCTGCTTATCGCTTGGGGTCCAACAAGAGTCAGTGGTTTATGGATGCAGGCAAGCTGGCTGCGTACATCGACCAAATGAAGGCTCAGGCCGAACAGGAGTGGCGGGCTGTGAGGTGCTGA
- a CDS encoding ASCH domain-containing protein — MITALSIRQPWAWLIVNGHKDIENRDWPTNFRGRLLIHAGLTMTRAYYDQVVQELDGMGLLPADLPAYEDLQRGGFVGWTCVADCVQESSSKWKQEGSWGFVLRDSRPIPFHPWKGKLQFFNVPNDVFSGTEHLPAQEKKERATS; from the coding sequence ATGATCACCGCATTGAGCATTCGTCAGCCCTGGGCCTGGCTGATCGTCAACGGCCACAAAGACATTGAAAACCGCGACTGGCCCACCAACTTTCGCGGCCGCCTGCTGATCCATGCAGGCCTGACCATGACCCGCGCCTACTACGACCAAGTCGTGCAGGAGCTCGACGGCATGGGGCTGCTGCCCGCAGACCTTCCCGCCTATGAAGATCTGCAACGCGGCGGCTTTGTGGGCTGGACCTGCGTGGCGGACTGCGTGCAAGAGTCCAGCTCGAAGTGGAAGCAGGAAGGAAGCTGGGGCTTCGTGCTACGCGACAGCCGCCCCATCCCTTTTCATCCCTGGAAGGGAAAGCTCCAGTTTTTCAACGTACCCAACGATGTGTTTTCAGGCACAGAGCATCTACCAGCTCAAGAGAAAAAAGAGAGGGCCACATCATGA